In one window of Mercurialis annua linkage group LG4, ddMerAnnu1.2, whole genome shotgun sequence DNA:
- the LOC126677815 gene encoding protein PIN-LIKES 3-like has translation MRIVHLFGIASMPVLKVLIITALGSVLALDGVNVLGEDARKYINQLVFYVLNPALVGGNLARTITFESIKLLWFMPVNILITFIVGSALGWILIKITGAPKHLKGLVLGCCAAGNMGNLPLIIVPALCKETGSPFGAPQVCQAYGLAYASLSMAIGAVYMWSYVYNMMRISANEINGDVIIKNTQATPKGDPLPSKEHPNSAEITIALLHPATESEKIVKSLSWTQLADKIKKCIGMISKKLNLKAIFAPSTTGAIMGFIIGAVPQIRNLFVGSNAPLHILEDSASFVGDAAIPIVTLIIGGNLLKGLKVSGIRLSLIFGILAVRYVLLPLVGIVTVKNAVRFGLVSSADPLYQFILLLQFAVPPAMNIGTMTQLFGIGQNECSVILLWTYGLASVSLTLWSTFFLWMVT, from the exons ATGAGGATAGTGCATCTATTTGGCATTGCTTCAATGCCGGTTTTGAAAGTACTGATAATCACAGCACTTGGTTCTGTTTTAGCTTTGGATGGTGTGAATGTGTTGGGTGAGGATGCAAGGAAGTATATCAATCAA CTTGTTTTTTATGTACTTAATCCTGCTCTAGTAGGCGGCAACTTGGCTAGAACAATCACTTTTGAAAGCATTAAACTGCT GTGGTTTATGCCGGTTAATATCCTTATTACCTTCATCGTTGGTTCGGCACTTGGTTGGATTCTTATTAAAATCACAGGGGCTCCTAAGCATTTAAAAGGCCTTGTATTGGGTTGTTGTGCAGCAG GAAACATGGGGAATTTGCCTTTGATTATTGTCCCGGCGCTCTGCAAAGAGACAGGCAGCCCTTTTGGGGCACCTCAAGTTTGCCAGGCTTATGGATTAGCTTATGCTTCACTCTCTATGGCG ATAGGCGCGGTTTACATGTGGTCCTATGTTTATAACATGATGAGAATCTCAGCAAATGAGATCAATGGTGATGTTATAATCAAAAACACTCAAGCAACACCAAAAGGAGATCCTCTTCCTTCCAAAGAACACCCCAATTCTGCTGAAATTACTATTGCTTTACTGCATCCCGCGACAGAGTCTGAGAAAATTGTTAAG AGTTTGTCATGGACACAGTTGGCGGATAAGATCAAAAAATGCATAGGGATGATCTCAAAAAAACTTAATCTCAAGGCAATATTTGCACCGTCTACTACAGGAGCG ATTATGGGGTTTATCATCGGAGCAGTCCCTCAAATTCGAAATTTGTTTGTTGGTTCTAATGCTCCTCTCCACATACTTGAAGACTCGGCCTCTTTTGTTGG GGATGCAGCTATCCCAATTGTGACACTCATAATTGGAGGAAACCTTCTTAAAG GTCTAAAAGTGTCAGGAATTCGGTTATCGCTGATATTTGGAATACTAGCAGTTCGGTATGTGTTGCTTCCTCTAGTAGGGATTGTGACTGTTAAAAATGCAGTTCGGTTTGGTCTGGTGAGTTCGGCGGATCCACTATACCAATTTATCCTTCTGCTGCAATTTGCTGTTCCACCAGCAATGAACATTGGTACGATGACCCAATTGTTTGGGATCGGACAGAATGAATGTTCTGTGATACTGCTGTGGACGTATGGTTTGGCGTCGGTTTCTCTTACGCTATGGTCGACTTTTTTCTTGTGGATGGTCACATAA
- the LOC126677339 gene encoding AT-rich interactive domain-containing protein 5-like isoform X1 yields MDNAKENEDDSIQPLPISDAHQADHPVPLILDEPISFENQHSSSVIDVAVNHNNAELEFTLPQSQSEPPSMDNDNSESKSSPHLSHPEPALLADNKADDHQQLQTDNSADLKTNTQQPEIESALSINDMELNPSPQQHQAGAVADYDNEELKTSPQKPQIEAVPRDEDCISSPLEPQTETTHSDSIVELKPGPEQPHQGSPSPAPSDDNRSLLKPEIEPPTEENNEANENSDCKTETCGVDGSNNSTINTDTAKLTADAKSEPSQVPENGSDHHTDTTLKEHDGPDTPLAEAASIKAELDNKEELENGENKEDTASPKINGSSTAKHSFLLGDDHDGSESGTEEEQWAFMKELEIFFRERSIEFKPPKFYGEGLNCLKLWRSVMRLGGYDKVTSCKFWRQVGESFKPPKTCTTVSWTFRGFYEKTLLDYERHKTSGGELILPVINSEPVVVDNQTSGSGRARRDAAARAMQGWHSRLLGNGEVSDAIIKEKDSAPLQKRDKQHKTLGLLKRKKPSYMEDAVKAARAKTSKPQLDVEVVDLGVPADWVKINVQRTKDCFEVYALVPGLLREEVRVQSDPAGRLVISGEPEHPDNPWGVTPFKKVVSLPSRIDPHQTSAVVTLHGQLFVRVPFEHSG; encoded by the exons ATGGACAATGCCAAAGAAAATGAGGATGACTCGATACAGCCTTTACCAATTTCTGATGCACATCAAGCTGACCACCCTGTCCCTCTTATCCTGGATGAACCAATCTCTTTCGAAAATCAGCATTCTTCATCTGTGATTGATGTAGCTGTCAACCATAATAATGCGGAGTTGGAATTTACTCTGCCACAATCTCAATCTGAGCCACCTTCTATGGATAATGACAATTCCGAGTCTAAGTCTAGTCCGCATTTATCTCACCCTGAGCCAGCACTCCTTGCTGATAACAAGGCTGACGATCATCAACAATTGCAGACTGATAACAGTGCAGACTTGAAGACAAATACTCAACAACCTGAAATTGAATCTGCTCTTAGTATTAATGATATGGAATTGAACCCTAGTCCGCAACAGCATCAGGCTGGAGCAGTCGCCGATTATGACAATGAAGAGTTGAAGACGAGTCCTCAAAAACCTCAAATTGAGGCTGTCCCTCGTGATGAAGATTGTATTTCAAGTCCTTTAGAACCTCAGACTGAGACAACCCACAGTGATAGCATTGTGGAGTTGAAACCAGGTCCAGAACAACCTCATCAAGGCTCTCCTTCTCCTGCTCCTTCGGATGATAATAGAAGTTTACTTAAGCCTGAAATTGAACCTCCCACAGAGGAAAATAATGAAGCCAATGAAAATTCAGATTGTAAAACTGAAACATGTGGAGTAGATGGCTCCAACAATTCAACAATTAATACTGATACTGCTAAGCTCACGGCAGATGCTAAATCCGAACCTTCTCAAGTACCAGAAAATGGATCTGATCATCATACTGACACAACCCTTAAAGAACATGATGGACCTGATACACCTCTTGCAGAAGCTGCTAGCATTAAAGCTGAACTTGACAACAAGGAGGAATTGGAGAATGGAGAGAATAAAGAGGACACTGCTTCACCCAAAATAAATGGCAGCTCAACCGCGAAGCACTCATTTCTTTTAGGAGATGATCATGATGGCAGTGAGTCAGGTACAGAAGAGGAACAATGGGCTTTTATGAAGGAGCTTGAAATTTTCTTTAGGGAAAGGAGCATTGAGTTCAAGCCTCCAAAGTTTTATGGAGAGGGATTAAATTGTCTGAA GTTGTGGAGATCAGTTATGAGATTGGGTGGTTATGAtaag GTGACTTCATGTAAATTTTGGCGGCAAGTCGGAGAGTCCTTCAAACCCCCAAA GACATGCACTACTGTTTCATGGACATTTCGTGGATTTTATGAGAAG ACTCTTCTCGACTATGAGAGGCATAAAACAAGTGGCGGCGAGCTTATTTTACCCGTTATTAACTCAGAGCCGGTGGTAGTGGACAATCAG ACATCTGGATCCGGTCGAGCACGGAGGGATGCTGCAGCACGAGCTATGCAGGGGTGGCACTCACGTCTGCTTGGTAATGGAGAAGTTAGTGATGCTATCATTAAG GAAAAGGATTCTGCACCTCTGCAAAAGCGTGATAAACAGCATAAAACTCTTG GTTTACTAAAGCGCAAGAAACCATCTTACATGGAGGATGCTGTCAAAGCTGCACGTGCTAAAACATCTAAACCTCA ATTGGATGTAGAGGTGGTTGACTTGGGAGTTCCTGCTGATTGGGTGAAGATCAATGTACAGAGAACG AAAGATTGTTTTGAGGTGTATGCTTTAGTGCCTGGACTTCTTCGGGAGGAG GTGCGTGTTCAATCAGATCCAGCAGGGCGACTGGTTATCAGCGGTGAACCTGAGCATCCTGATAATCCATGGGGGGTCACGCCAttcaaaaag GTTGTGAGCTTACCTTCAAGGATTGACCCACATCAGACTTCAGCTGTGGTGACCCTGCATGGCCAACTATTTGTTCGGGTACCATTTGAGCACTCGGGCTAA
- the LOC126677339 gene encoding AT-rich interactive domain-containing protein 5-like isoform X2 — MDNAKENEDDSIQPLPISDAHQADHPVPLILDEPISFENQHSSSVIDVAVNHNNAELEFTLPQSQSEPPSMDNDNSESKSSPHLSHPEPALLADNKADDHQQLQTDNSADLKTNTQQPEIESALSINDMELNPSPQQHQAGAVADYDNEELKTSPQKPQIEAVPRDEDCISSPLEPQTETTHSDSIVELKPGPEQPHQGSPSPAPSDDNRSLLKPEIEPPTEENNEANENSDCKTETCGVDGSNNSTINTDTAKLTADAKSEPSQVPENGSDHHTDTTLKEHDGPDTPLAEAASIKAELDNKEELENGENKEDTASPKINGSSTAKHSFLLGDDHDGSESGTEEEQWAFMKELEIFFRERSIEFKPPKFYGEGLNCLKLWRSVMRLGGYDKVTSCKFWRQVGESFKPPKTCTTVSWTFRGFYEKTLLDYERHKTSGGELILPVINSEPVVVDNQTSGSGRARRDAAARAMQGWHSRLLGNGEEKDSAPLQKRDKQHKTLGLLKRKKPSYMEDAVKAARAKTSKPQLDVEVVDLGVPADWVKINVQRTKDCFEVYALVPGLLREEVRVQSDPAGRLVISGEPEHPDNPWGVTPFKKVVSLPSRIDPHQTSAVVTLHGQLFVRVPFEHSG; from the exons ATGGACAATGCCAAAGAAAATGAGGATGACTCGATACAGCCTTTACCAATTTCTGATGCACATCAAGCTGACCACCCTGTCCCTCTTATCCTGGATGAACCAATCTCTTTCGAAAATCAGCATTCTTCATCTGTGATTGATGTAGCTGTCAACCATAATAATGCGGAGTTGGAATTTACTCTGCCACAATCTCAATCTGAGCCACCTTCTATGGATAATGACAATTCCGAGTCTAAGTCTAGTCCGCATTTATCTCACCCTGAGCCAGCACTCCTTGCTGATAACAAGGCTGACGATCATCAACAATTGCAGACTGATAACAGTGCAGACTTGAAGACAAATACTCAACAACCTGAAATTGAATCTGCTCTTAGTATTAATGATATGGAATTGAACCCTAGTCCGCAACAGCATCAGGCTGGAGCAGTCGCCGATTATGACAATGAAGAGTTGAAGACGAGTCCTCAAAAACCTCAAATTGAGGCTGTCCCTCGTGATGAAGATTGTATTTCAAGTCCTTTAGAACCTCAGACTGAGACAACCCACAGTGATAGCATTGTGGAGTTGAAACCAGGTCCAGAACAACCTCATCAAGGCTCTCCTTCTCCTGCTCCTTCGGATGATAATAGAAGTTTACTTAAGCCTGAAATTGAACCTCCCACAGAGGAAAATAATGAAGCCAATGAAAATTCAGATTGTAAAACTGAAACATGTGGAGTAGATGGCTCCAACAATTCAACAATTAATACTGATACTGCTAAGCTCACGGCAGATGCTAAATCCGAACCTTCTCAAGTACCAGAAAATGGATCTGATCATCATACTGACACAACCCTTAAAGAACATGATGGACCTGATACACCTCTTGCAGAAGCTGCTAGCATTAAAGCTGAACTTGACAACAAGGAGGAATTGGAGAATGGAGAGAATAAAGAGGACACTGCTTCACCCAAAATAAATGGCAGCTCAACCGCGAAGCACTCATTTCTTTTAGGAGATGATCATGATGGCAGTGAGTCAGGTACAGAAGAGGAACAATGGGCTTTTATGAAGGAGCTTGAAATTTTCTTTAGGGAAAGGAGCATTGAGTTCAAGCCTCCAAAGTTTTATGGAGAGGGATTAAATTGTCTGAA GTTGTGGAGATCAGTTATGAGATTGGGTGGTTATGAtaag GTGACTTCATGTAAATTTTGGCGGCAAGTCGGAGAGTCCTTCAAACCCCCAAA GACATGCACTACTGTTTCATGGACATTTCGTGGATTTTATGAGAAG ACTCTTCTCGACTATGAGAGGCATAAAACAAGTGGCGGCGAGCTTATTTTACCCGTTATTAACTCAGAGCCGGTGGTAGTGGACAATCAG ACATCTGGATCCGGTCGAGCACGGAGGGATGCTGCAGCACGAGCTATGCAGGGGTGGCACTCACGTCTGCTTGGTAATGGAGAA GAAAAGGATTCTGCACCTCTGCAAAAGCGTGATAAACAGCATAAAACTCTTG GTTTACTAAAGCGCAAGAAACCATCTTACATGGAGGATGCTGTCAAAGCTGCACGTGCTAAAACATCTAAACCTCA ATTGGATGTAGAGGTGGTTGACTTGGGAGTTCCTGCTGATTGGGTGAAGATCAATGTACAGAGAACG AAAGATTGTTTTGAGGTGTATGCTTTAGTGCCTGGACTTCTTCGGGAGGAG GTGCGTGTTCAATCAGATCCAGCAGGGCGACTGGTTATCAGCGGTGAACCTGAGCATCCTGATAATCCATGGGGGGTCACGCCAttcaaaaag GTTGTGAGCTTACCTTCAAGGATTGACCCACATCAGACTTCAGCTGTGGTGACCCTGCATGGCCAACTATTTGTTCGGGTACCATTTGAGCACTCGGGCTAA
- the LOC126678022 gene encoding serine/threonine-protein phosphatase 7 yields the protein MSGSNPSPVTADESATATATAAAPAAAIPISWPCDGILSLEWMQNFSSTLEWASKNLPPSQFPTVLPVSTFDSLILTASKILHKEPNCVTVDPTNADDSSVTVVGDLHGQLHDLLFLLNDAGYPSDHSFFVFNGDYVDRGAWGLETFLLLLAWKVFLPHSVFLLRGNHESKYCTSVYGFEKEVLAKYDDKGKHVYRKCLGCFEGLPLTSIIAGRVYTAHGGLFRSVSATPSKRLKGKKNRRMNLNPHSSRLSLGSFEELAKARRSVLDPPWEGVNLIPGDVLWSDPTMTPGLSPNKERGIGLLWGPDCTEEFLKNFQLKLIIRSHEGPDAREKRPGLSGMDEGYTIDHVVESGKLITIFSAPDYPQFQATEEERYKNKGAYIVLKSPGFDEPQFHSFEAVIPRPQANAYYDYKNVVDSDEELDMDLMATAA from the exons ATGTCTGGATCGAACCCCAGTCCAGTCACGGCTGATGAATCCGCCACCGCCACCGCCACGGCTGCCGCTCCGGCAGCTGCGATCCCTATCTCCTGGCCTTGCGACGGAATTCTAAGCTTGGAATGGATGCAAAATTTCAGCTCAACCTTAGAATGGGCATCCAAAAACCTGCCGCCGTCCCAATTCCCTACCGTATTGCCAGTATCTACGTTCGACTCTCTCATCCTCACCGCGTCAAAGATCCTACATAAAGAACCTAATTGCGTCACAGTTGATCCTACCAACGCCGACGATTCTTCAGTTACAGTAGTCGGAGACTTGCATGGACAGCTCCACGACCTTCTTTTTCTACTCAACGACGCCGGCTATCCGTCAGATCACAGCTTCTTCGTCTTCAACGGTGATTACGTTGACCGTGGCGCTTGGGGTCTCGAGACCTTCTTGCTCTTGTTAGCCTGGAAG GTTTTTTTGCCGCACAGTGTGTTTCTGCTCCGTGGTAATCACGAATCGAAGTACTGTACATCTGTTTATGGATTTGAAAAGGAGGTTTTAGCTAAGTATGATGATAAGGGTAAGCATGTATATAGGAAGTGTTTGGGATGCTTCGAAGGGCTTCCCTTGACTTCGATTATAGCGGGTCGTGTATATACTGCTCATGGAGGACTTTTTCGGAGTGTCTCCGCTACTCCTTCTAAAAGATTGAAAGGAAAGAAGAATCGACGGATGAATTTGAATCCGCATTCTTCCCGTTTGTCTCTCGGTTCTTTTGAGGAGTTGGCTAAAGCTCGAAGATCGGTGCTTGACCCTCCATGGGAAGGTGTGAACCTTATTCCGGGTGATGTTTTGTGGTCTGATCCAACTATGACGCCGGGACTTTCTCCTAATAAAGAGAGGGGCATTGGTCTTCTATGGGGACCTGATTGTACTgaagaatttttgaaaaattttcaGCTCAAG CTAATAATCAGATCCCATGAAGGTCCTGATGCAAGAGAAAAGCGGCCTGGTCTTTCAGGAATGGATGAAGGATACACTATAGATCATGTTGTAGAGTCCGGAAAGCTAATTACAATATTTAGTGCTCCAGACTACCCACAATTTCAG GCAACAGAGGAGGAGAGATACAAAAATAAAGGAGCATACATAGTCTTAAAATCACCCGGCTTTGATGAGCCACAGTTCCATAGTTTTGAAGCAGTTATTCCAAGACCACAG GCGAATGCGTATTATGACTATAAAAATGTAGTCGATTCTGATGAAGAACTGGACATGGATTTAATGGCAACTGCTGCATAA